The sequence TGTAAATTCCTTTAGCAAAGGATCATAGACATCCAGATGTACCATATCCTCTGGGACGTGCAAACCCACTTTTTTACTGCATTCCCCACACATAGTACCTTCAGTACTCCCATAGGTATTGTAAATATTCACTCCCCAAATTTCTTCCACATATTTCCTTGCTTCTTCAGAAAAACTCTCACCGCCAGCAATAAGTCGCTGAATGCTTGAATCCTGGGGTTCCAATCCTTCAGATTTCATTCTTCGGGCCAGTCTCAGGAGTTTGAATATGCTGGCCACTATTCCTGTAGGTTCATAATTTTGAATAATCCTCACTGGAAATGTGCATTTACCTTCAGGTATTATGGTCATTCCCATTTTTTGGGCAGCCAGAGTCATGGTATTGGCCCCCACATTCATCCCATAGGATGCACAGACTACAATACGGTCTCCTGGGCCAAATCCCTGGGAAGTGAATGATCTGGCGTATTTCTCAGAGTACCTTTTCCAGTCCTCCCACGTTAAAAAGAATGATTTAGGCCGACCGCTGGTACCACTGGTCTCGTGAATGGTGTAAATATCCTTCCAATTACCGCATTTGAATTCGAATTTTTCTGTTTCAGGAGGTTGATGACTCCTCATGCTTTTTCCAGTTATTATAGGCAGTTCCTGAAGGTCCTCATGAGTTGTAATATCTGAAACAGTTATATTGTTTCTCTTAAACCATTTATTATAAAAAGGAGAATTATCATAGGCATATCGGACCGTATATTTTATACGCGCTTCAACTAAGCCGTCCAGATCACCTCGATCCATTGTTTCAATTTCCGGGTTGAAATAAGAAGTCATGGCCTCACCATCCTGAATATTTATTGGTTTTATATTTGTTTTTAGAGGGTTATAGAGTTAGTGATTTATAATAATTTTATAATAAAATAAGTTTGGTCCAATAACATTAAAGATATTTGAAATATTCCGTCGATTATGGAATTTAGGAGATTAATGGCGGTAAATATAATAATTAATCCATAAAAAAACAGAAAATATGAATATCATGACAAAAACGCAATAAAGAATCCAATATACATCATAAAGATATATTGATTTAAATAAGTAAATATAAATCAATGTTACGCCTTGTAATACTAAAATAGGAGTTATATAAACATAATACAATTTATGGTCCAGATTCTTGATCTTAAATATAGATGCTATGAATACCATTATTAATCCAAAAATAAGAAACAGATAAATTA is a genomic window of Methanobacteriaceae archaeon containing:
- the ftsA gene encoding coenzyme F390 synthetase, producing the protein MTSYFNPEIETMDRGDLDGLVEARIKYTVRYAYDNSPFYNKWFKRNNITVSDITTHEDLQELPIITGKSMRSHQPPETEKFEFKCGNWKDIYTIHETSGTSGRPKSFFLTWEDWKRYSEKYARSFTSQGFGPGDRIVVCASYGMNVGANTMTLAAQKMGMTIIPEGKCTFPVRIIQNYEPTGIVASIFKLLRLARRMKSEGLEPQDSSIQRLIAGGESFSEEARKYVEEIWGVNIYNTYGSTEGTMCGECSKKVGLHVPEDMVHLDVYDPLLKEFTEDGECGRIVLTTLLPEGGKTGTLLLNYDTDDTSVVVSRDKCACGRTHMRILNPQREAETFWVAGSPFNRVDVEAGVFQRENMDYLTGEYEAFIYGNEDEGEVTMRVRMECESINNCDQDLIKENFLKSFFQYKTGLKEAYQDGSFDVLFNFEGPGDLEFYKIKGRPKRIVDRR